In one Nitrospira sp. genomic region, the following are encoded:
- a CDS encoding autoinducer binding domain-containing protein: protein MNQPGFSTKEFQQLGEIMHDARSVNRSEGVWKLVSAVQHVIPYEFSGCGGVDLLRGVDPALGHSTYPREFCQLYMGQGLAADPAVYRLITSGQSVTSSADEPAFTEPKDISALKLDFGIKTCLSAGVRGEQGTCSYFAFSNFDAKHADKLRLLLDILTPHFHLSYMRCSSTWKPERPAHPTILLSKREEEILRWVAAGKTNWEISVILKVSLNTVKFHLKNIFQKIGVENRWSAIAYWQTGEQHRLISSSPPSDDRSPSDSNRAE from the coding sequence ATGAATCAGCCGGGATTTTCTACAAAGGAATTCCAACAACTCGGCGAAATCATGCACGACGCTCGCTCCGTCAATCGAAGCGAAGGCGTCTGGAAACTCGTATCGGCTGTCCAGCACGTTATTCCCTATGAATTTTCGGGATGCGGAGGAGTGGATCTTCTCCGTGGAGTCGATCCGGCGCTTGGGCACTCGACCTATCCGAGGGAGTTCTGCCAGCTCTACATGGGCCAGGGATTGGCGGCAGACCCTGCCGTATACCGGCTGATCACCTCCGGGCAGTCCGTCACATCCAGTGCCGACGAACCCGCCTTCACCGAGCCGAAAGACATCAGCGCCCTCAAGCTGGATTTCGGCATTAAGACGTGCCTGTCGGCCGGGGTACGCGGGGAACAGGGGACCTGCTCCTACTTTGCCTTCAGCAACTTCGACGCCAAGCACGCAGACAAACTCCGGCTACTGCTCGATATTCTCACCCCGCATTTTCACTTAAGCTACATGCGGTGCAGCTCAACGTGGAAGCCTGAGCGACCGGCTCACCCGACAATTCTGTTGAGTAAACGGGAAGAAGAGATCCTCCGTTGGGTCGCGGCGGGCAAGACCAACTGGGAGATTTCTGTCATCCTCAAAGTTAGTTTGAATACGGTGAAGTTCCACCTCAAAAATATTTTCCAAAAAATCGGGGTCGAAAACCGCTGGAGTGCCATCGCCTACTGGCAGACCGGCGAGCAACATCGGCTCATTTCCTCTTCGCCTCCCAGTGACGATCGTTCACCGTCCGATTCCAATCGCGCGGAGTAA
- a CDS encoding beta-ketoacyl-[acyl-carrier-protein] synthase family protein yields the protein MTPQTSRRVVITGMGVISPLGCTVDLFWHLLSRGDSAVKPITSFDTSPFQACLAAEVQDFDPEDFLHRKQARRMGRATQFAVACAMMATRDSGIDLEQEDRGTIGISIGTSIGGMKEAFEFHDAAKLNAYERVNPFTMGMTFPNAISSEVAIVLGLHGPCETYSIGCSSTANAIGRAYEWIKSGQSSLVVAGGTEAPLHPSVYAAMNAGRALAPDEHGTIRNLPRPFDKTRCGMVLGEGAGCFILEDYEHARARGAKMYAELEGWGFTCDAHSMVKAACTGQEQQRAARLALSTAHWFPEEVDYVNACGLGTMELDAIETQTVKQVLGDHAYRVPVSSFKAALGHAFAASGAFQLIGTAKAMEHQFIPPTLNLTTPDPNCDLDYVSGTGRVAHVNRALINSFGFGGKNIVLALSRVNLGAAGTGSMKAAPAYGMNQLVGVS from the coding sequence ATGACACCACAGACCTCTCGTCGAGTCGTCATCACCGGCATGGGAGTTATTTCCCCCTTGGGTTGTACCGTCGATCTCTTTTGGCACCTGTTGAGCCGGGGAGACAGCGCGGTGAAGCCGATCACCTCATTTGACACCTCTCCCTTTCAGGCCTGTCTCGCGGCCGAGGTGCAGGATTTCGATCCCGAGGACTTTTTGCATCGTAAACAGGCCCGGCGCATGGGACGGGCGACTCAGTTCGCGGTGGCCTGTGCCATGATGGCGACACGTGATTCCGGGATCGACCTGGAACAGGAGGATCGCGGCACCATCGGTATCAGCATCGGCACCTCCATCGGCGGCATGAAAGAAGCGTTTGAGTTTCATGACGCAGCCAAGCTGAACGCCTACGAGCGAGTCAATCCCTTTACCATGGGTATGACCTTTCCGAATGCGATCTCTTCGGAAGTGGCCATCGTCCTGGGGTTGCATGGTCCCTGCGAGACCTATTCCATCGGCTGTTCCTCAACGGCCAATGCCATCGGACGCGCCTATGAATGGATCAAGTCGGGACAATCTTCCCTGGTCGTGGCGGGGGGGACGGAAGCGCCCCTTCATCCGAGTGTGTACGCCGCCATGAACGCCGGTCGGGCACTGGCACCGGACGAGCACGGCACAATCCGGAATCTTCCCCGCCCCTTCGACAAGACCCGGTGCGGCATGGTGCTGGGCGAAGGAGCGGGCTGTTTTATCCTTGAGGACTACGAGCATGCCCGCGCCCGCGGCGCCAAAATGTATGCCGAACTGGAAGGGTGGGGCTTCACCTGTGACGCCCACTCGATGGTCAAAGCCGCCTGCACCGGGCAAGAGCAACAACGGGCCGCCCGGCTGGCACTCTCAACCGCCCACTGGTTCCCCGAAGAAGTGGACTACGTGAACGCCTGCGGCCTCGGCACCATGGAATTGGATGCGATCGAAACACAGACGGTGAAGCAGGTCTTGGGCGACCATGCCTATCGAGTGCCCGTCAGCTCGTTCAAAGCGGCACTTGGCCATGCCTTCGCCGCCAGCGGAGCCTTCCAACTCATCGGAACCGCGAAGGCGATGGAACACCAATTCATCCCACCCACGCTGAATTTGACCACTCCGGACCCGAACTGCGATCTGGATTATGTTTCGGGAACCGGGCGCGTAGCGCACGTCAATCGCGCGCTGATCAATAGCTTTGGATTCGGCGGCAAGAATATTGTGCTGGCACTCTCACGTGTGAACCTCGGCGCCGCCGGTACCGGTTCGATGAAAGCCGCACCGGCGTACGGCATGAATCAATTGGTTGGAGTATCCTAG
- a CDS encoding response regulator transcription factor, whose product MNELEHTTTRVFVINPQELVRVGMRTLLNSVPDFRIVGEAPSREEALPLVLQHQPDIVIVDLRVQDGTGIETAKEILSHLPATRLLFLADTLNDTILLSAVATGAHGYVLQDAGAETLMHALRSITKGQAYLDPGVTRHTFAYLRKVADREPERGRHLLSPQERRLLPLIAQGKTNKEIAAELGLSDKTVKNYLANVYSKLHLTRRSQAAAFYLKTIP is encoded by the coding sequence ATGAACGAACTAGAACACACCACCACACGGGTGTTTGTCATCAACCCTCAAGAACTGGTCAGAGTCGGCATGCGAACACTACTGAACTCTGTCCCCGATTTCCGCATCGTCGGAGAAGCGCCCTCGCGAGAGGAGGCACTGCCGTTGGTGCTTCAGCACCAACCAGACATTGTCATCGTCGATCTCCGCGTACAGGACGGAACCGGCATCGAAACCGCCAAGGAAATCCTGTCCCATCTTCCGGCTACTCGCTTGCTGTTTCTTGCCGACACCCTCAACGACACCATTCTCCTCTCTGCCGTGGCAACTGGAGCCCACGGATATGTCCTGCAGGACGCCGGCGCCGAAACCCTGATGCACGCGCTACGCAGCATCACCAAGGGACAGGCCTATCTTGATCCGGGCGTCACCCGCCACACCTTTGCCTATCTCCGCAAAGTGGCGGATCGTGAACCTGAGCGGGGCCGCCATCTGTTGTCTCCACAGGAAAGACGCCTCCTCCCCCTTATTGCACAGGGAAAGACGAATAAGGAAATCGCCGCCGAACTCGGGTTGAGTGACAAAACCGTCAAGAACTATCTCGCCAACGTCTACTCCAAACTCCATCTCACCAGGAGGTCTCAAGCCGCCGCGTTTTACCTCAAAACAATCCCTTAG
- a CDS encoding PAS domain S-box protein — MYHLRSFHLRDMTACGAALRRLGTNARSLQEVADRLVRHLYTSLTMAQTGDPACVLVRLFKTTSYDLLAPELQTLVDRKLEPQQPNPSLTCLTLLSSAGIHEGWNDPALSSRFRVIPLNGPKSLERLPMFQQLFRQLKFSLPPITASDQNLLVDPHEHRCSVFHVPEALDSPHVPAQEEFVRKYGIRSVLGFGAPLPDGELFSLILFSKDYISDETAQLFKPLALCAQIALAPFAKPTATMEQTAASAHSATADLEGLLAVHEQTVNAQADRLELIVQGSQIGTWDWDIPSGRVTFNERWASMLGYHLDELEPHVRTWETLVHPDDMLDVMAAVSAHLRGDTPTYSSEHRLRSKSGAWRWVFDSGRVVERDASGTPLRATGLHLDISNRKELEAEQARAQRAIQVKQDALDEAQTLAHLGSWEWEITSGVERWSDEQYRIFGIDPAHTRPTYATFLAALHPDDRERVEQAVAKTLKYDTRYNIECRIIRPSGELRHINCRGIVRREPDGSPISMTGTVQDITDYKRAESAWRDSETRMRSIFESAIEGIVVIDDRGQIETANAALLKLLGYEAHEFIGKNISIIMPSPYREHHSEYLANYLITGKREIIGKGRDVLAVRKDGTQIDIHVSVSEMQIGFSKKYTGMIRDISERKRMEEAVRESEERFRQLAESIDAVFWLTTPDKRHVLYVSPAFETIWESPREVLYTNPLFWLDHIHPDDQKRVSIAAACQAHLPYDEEYRIITPSGRIRWIRDRSFVIKNAAGETYRIAGIALDISASKQMEEQIRASELRHRALVELSPHAIFVNCKGRIVFSNQACAKLLGAIAPSQLFGKQVLEIIHPDSQEQALQRIASILETKQAVPLIEERFIALNGSPIDVEVAAAPIMFEGTLAIQVIATDIRARKDLERALVATNLQLQTILDSATNVSIVATNNEGIITTFNTGAETLLGYSAMEMVGQHSLGFLHLREELDHRADELSRLHQRPIQNVAALFEEALHGGVDQREWTYRRKDGEHLTVLVSITALRDSTGAMSGFLAIGKDITSRKAAENALTQAARELARKNIELAQARDEALQAARELARKNIELAQARDEALQAAQLKADFLATMSHEIRTPMNAIIGMTGLLLDTALTTEQHEYADTVRRSSDALLTLVNDILDFSKIEAGRLHFEQIPFDVRMTVEDSIDLLAEQAQSKGLELIGLVDAAVPTGAIGDPGRIRQILVNLIGNAIKFTSAGEVFLYVTRDIQSGRDFLRFTVTDTGIGIPEDVQTRLFQAFTQADSSTTRRFGGTGLGLAISRRLVEQMQGQIGVKSQAGQGSTFWFTAKLPETSIATPPSSFSWSQLHGRRILLVDPCDTAREAMHQALGANGLVCSEAQNGLKAMELARKAVAAQKPFDLALIERHLSGLDGFDTATRLKQDPSTAGMRLVILTTVGRRGDGGTAQELGIDAYLTKPIRLTQLLECFCQLLCPPQAAATSSMPPLITRHTLAETHTATTPRLLLAEDNPVNQKVACKMLEKLGYRVDVASNGQEAVAAHERAPYPLIFMDCQMPEVDGFEATALIRKMEGKSAHTPIVAMTANAMQGDRERCLAAGMDDYVAKPVRPKELQTVLETWLGDRAVKNGTTG, encoded by the coding sequence ATGTACCACCTGCGATCCTTCCACCTCCGGGACATGACTGCCTGTGGAGCAGCGCTCCGACGGCTCGGCACAAACGCCAGGAGTCTTCAGGAGGTGGCCGACCGTCTCGTTCGCCATCTCTATACATCCTTGACGATGGCTCAGACCGGAGATCCGGCCTGCGTCCTGGTCCGCTTGTTTAAGACCACATCCTACGACCTCCTCGCCCCGGAATTACAAACACTCGTCGATCGCAAACTTGAGCCACAACAGCCGAATCCATCGCTCACGTGCCTGACCCTGCTCAGCAGCGCAGGCATCCACGAGGGGTGGAATGATCCGGCCTTGTCCAGCCGATTCCGCGTCATCCCGCTCAATGGGCCCAAATCGCTTGAGCGGCTCCCGATGTTTCAACAGCTGTTCCGGCAATTGAAGTTCAGTCTGCCCCCTATCACCGCATCGGATCAAAATCTCCTCGTTGATCCACACGAGCATCGTTGCAGCGTGTTCCATGTCCCGGAGGCGCTCGATAGCCCACACGTACCGGCGCAAGAGGAGTTCGTACGCAAGTACGGCATCCGCTCGGTGCTCGGGTTCGGCGCACCATTGCCCGATGGAGAGCTGTTCTCTCTCATTCTCTTCAGCAAGGATTACATTTCCGACGAAACAGCTCAATTGTTCAAGCCGCTGGCCCTATGCGCGCAAATCGCTCTTGCCCCGTTTGCCAAGCCCACTGCCACAATGGAACAGACCGCCGCCTCAGCCCATTCGGCGACCGCAGACCTTGAAGGTCTCCTCGCCGTGCACGAACAAACCGTCAATGCGCAGGCGGACCGTCTCGAATTGATCGTGCAAGGCTCTCAAATCGGCACGTGGGATTGGGACATTCCCAGCGGGCGCGTCACGTTCAACGAACGCTGGGCCAGCATGCTCGGGTATCATCTCGACGAACTCGAACCGCATGTGCGCACATGGGAAACCCTCGTACACCCCGACGACATGCTCGACGTCATGGCAGCGGTCTCTGCCCACCTTCGTGGAGACACGCCGACCTACTCCAGCGAGCATCGCCTTCGTTCGAAATCCGGCGCCTGGCGCTGGGTCTTCGACAGTGGGCGGGTCGTCGAGCGGGATGCCTCGGGTACGCCATTGCGTGCCACGGGTCTGCACCTCGATATCTCCAACAGAAAAGAGCTCGAAGCGGAACAGGCCCGCGCACAGCGAGCCATCCAGGTGAAACAAGACGCGCTGGATGAAGCCCAGACCCTCGCGCATCTGGGGTCCTGGGAATGGGAGATCACCAGCGGAGTGGAGCGCTGGTCGGATGAGCAGTATCGCATTTTTGGCATCGACCCGGCCCACACCAGGCCGACCTACGCCACATTCTTGGCGGCACTCCACCCCGACGATCGCGAACGGGTGGAACAGGCCGTCGCCAAGACCCTCAAATACGATACCCGCTACAACATCGAATGCCGCATCATTCGTCCGAGTGGAGAGCTGCGCCACATCAACTGTCGTGGAATCGTACGTCGGGAACCCGACGGATCACCGATCAGCATGACCGGAACCGTGCAGGATATTACCGACTACAAGCGCGCCGAATCGGCCTGGCGGGACAGCGAGACCCGAATGCGGTCGATTTTCGAGAGCGCGATCGAAGGCATCGTCGTCATCGACGACCGAGGACAGATCGAAACCGCCAACGCTGCGTTGTTAAAACTGTTGGGCTATGAGGCGCATGAATTCATCGGAAAGAACATTTCCATCATCATGCCGTCCCCTTACCGCGAGCACCACTCCGAATACCTCGCGAATTATTTGATCACCGGGAAACGGGAAATTATCGGCAAGGGGCGCGATGTGCTGGCCGTGCGAAAGGACGGCACTCAGATCGACATCCACGTCTCCGTCAGCGAGATGCAAATCGGCTTCTCGAAGAAATATACGGGGATGATTCGTGACATCTCCGAGCGGAAACGCATGGAGGAAGCGGTTCGGGAAAGCGAAGAGCGGTTCCGCCAATTAGCGGAATCCATTGATGCGGTCTTTTGGCTCACGACGCCGGACAAACGCCACGTCCTCTACGTCAGTCCTGCCTTCGAGACGATTTGGGAATCTCCCCGAGAGGTGTTGTATACGAATCCCCTCTTCTGGCTCGATCATATTCACCCGGACGACCAAAAACGGGTATCCATCGCGGCCGCCTGTCAGGCACATCTGCCGTATGACGAAGAATACCGGATCATCACGCCGAGCGGACGAATCCGCTGGATCAGGGATCGCAGTTTTGTGATCAAGAACGCCGCCGGGGAAACGTACCGGATCGCCGGCATCGCCCTCGATATCAGCGCCTCCAAACAGATGGAGGAACAGATTCGCGCGAGCGAACTCCGACATCGCGCGCTCGTGGAACTCTCTCCTCATGCCATTTTCGTCAATTGCAAAGGCCGGATCGTGTTCTCAAACCAGGCCTGCGCTAAGTTACTGGGCGCCATCGCCCCGTCGCAGCTCTTCGGCAAGCAAGTGCTCGAAATCATTCACCCAGACTCGCAGGAACAGGCGCTGCAGCGGATCGCATCCATCCTCGAGACAAAGCAGGCCGTCCCCCTCATAGAAGAACGGTTCATTGCGCTCAATGGTTCGCCCATCGACGTGGAAGTGGCGGCAGCCCCGATCATGTTCGAAGGCACGCTGGCCATCCAGGTCATTGCAACTGATATCCGGGCTCGCAAGGACTTGGAGCGTGCGCTGGTCGCCACCAACCTGCAGCTACAAACCATCCTCGATAGTGCGACGAATGTCTCCATTGTCGCCACCAATAACGAAGGAATCATCACCACCTTTAACACCGGCGCTGAGACGCTCCTCGGATACTCGGCCATGGAAATGGTCGGGCAACATTCGTTGGGCTTCCTTCATCTGCGGGAGGAACTCGACCATCGCGCCGATGAACTGAGCCGCCTGCACCAGCGCCCTATCCAGAACGTCGCGGCCCTGTTCGAAGAGGCCCTTCATGGCGGAGTTGATCAACGGGAATGGACCTACCGCAGAAAAGACGGGGAGCACCTGACCGTCTTGGTGAGCATTACCGCGCTCCGTGACAGTACCGGCGCGATGAGCGGATTCCTGGCGATCGGCAAAGATATCACCAGCCGAAAGGCTGCGGAGAACGCTCTCACGCAGGCCGCCCGCGAGTTGGCACGTAAGAATATTGAACTTGCGCAAGCACGAGATGAAGCCCTGCAGGCCGCCCGCGAGTTGGCACGTAAGAATATTGAACTTGCGCAAGCACGAGATGAAGCCCTGCAGGCCGCCCAGCTTAAGGCTGACTTTTTGGCCACGATGAGCCATGAAATCCGTACCCCAATGAACGCAATCATCGGCATGACGGGTCTCTTGCTCGATACCGCCCTCACGACCGAACAGCATGAATATGCCGATACCGTCCGCCGTTCCAGCGACGCCCTGTTGACCCTCGTGAACGATATTCTCGACTTCTCGAAGATTGAGGCCGGCAGACTCCATTTTGAACAGATTCCCTTCGATGTTCGAATGACCGTGGAGGATTCAATCGACCTCCTCGCGGAACAGGCACAGAGCAAAGGGCTTGAGTTGATCGGGCTGGTGGATGCTGCCGTGCCGACCGGAGCGATCGGCGATCCTGGCCGCATCCGTCAGATTCTCGTCAATCTGATCGGCAATGCCATCAAATTCACCTCTGCAGGTGAAGTATTCCTCTACGTCACGCGGGACATACAGAGTGGAAGGGACTTCCTACGGTTCACCGTCACTGATACCGGCATCGGCATTCCCGAGGATGTGCAGACGCGATTGTTCCAGGCCTTCACGCAGGCCGACAGCTCCACCACTCGCCGCTTTGGCGGGACAGGTCTGGGGCTCGCCATCAGCCGACGACTGGTGGAGCAAATGCAGGGCCAAATCGGCGTCAAGAGCCAAGCCGGACAAGGCAGTACGTTCTGGTTCACGGCGAAACTCCCCGAGACGTCGATCGCGACTCCACCGTCGTCGTTTTCCTGGAGCCAACTGCATGGCCGACGCATTCTCCTGGTAGATCCCTGCGATACCGCTCGGGAGGCAATGCATCAGGCCCTCGGGGCGAATGGACTCGTGTGCAGTGAAGCCCAAAATGGACTGAAAGCCATGGAGTTAGCACGAAAGGCTGTTGCCGCCCAGAAGCCTTTCGACCTGGCATTGATCGAACGCCATCTATCCGGCCTGGATGGATTCGACACGGCCACACGGCTCAAGCAGGATCCGTCAACCGCCGGCATGCGATTAGTGATTCTTACCACGGTCGGACGGAGAGGCGACGGAGGCACCGCCCAAGAACTCGGCATCGACGCCTACCTCACCAAACCGATCCGACTCACACAATTGCTCGAATGCTTCTGTCAGTTGCTGTGCCCGCCACAGGCCGCGGCGACATCGTCCATGCCGCCGTTGATCACACGGCATACCCTGGCCGAAACCCATACGGCCACAACGCCCCGTCTGCTACTGGCGGAGGACAATCCCGTCAACCAAAAGGTGGCGTGCAAAATGCTGGAGAAACTTGGCTATCGGGTCGACGTGGCCAGCAATGGCCAGGAGGCGGTCGCCGCCCACGAACGGGCACCCTACCCGCTGATTTTCATGGACTGCCAAATGCCCGAAGTCGATGGATTCGAGGCCACGGCCTTGATCCGAAAGATGGAGGGTAAATCTGCTCATACACCCATCGTCGCCATGACCGCCAATGCCATGCAGGGAGACCGCGAACGCTGCCTGGCTGCCGGAATGGATGACTATGTGGCCAAACCGGTCAGACCCAAAGAACTGCAGACGGTGCTGGAGACCTGGCTCGGAGATCGCGCCGTCAAGAACGGCACCACGGGCTAG
- a CDS encoding PAS domain S-box protein — translation MSVHPLRPRQRQPEPALDPNILHVLPANIAVLDARGTILAVNEAWERFAAANGFVGDAYGVGLNYLQVCDAAAPNPDAVHVAQGIRHILDGTIRAFSYEYESSSPFLRRWFRLIVTPMQGHQSYGAVVMHINVSDLKQAEAAMHRSEARLRAIVDTAVDGIVVINNRGIIESVNPAVTRMFGYAPEQLLGQNVKLLMPDPYHTEHDQYLNNYLSSGLKKVIGIGREVLGLRSNGISFPIELAVSEMIVDGAQKFTGIVRDISSRKQAEAQFQQVVESAPNGMLMIDQQGKMTLVNKQVEQMFGYTREEMLGKPVEMLIPERFRHGHPAHRTGYFAAPSSRIMGAGRELFGLHKTGTEFPVELGLNPIDTPAGKLALASIVDITPRKRSETALSKVTQDLEWKNWELSEARDQAVRAGQAKTDFLATMSHEIRTPMNGVIGMTTLLLDTDLNPEQKSYLETLKHSGESLLRIINDILDYSKIEAGKFTIEQIPFDLRMTIEDTLDILAPTAQGRQLELVGLIDAQTPRTVIGDPGRIRQILTNLVGNAIKFTEKGEVLIQVQQTDESAGSVTLRFEVIDTGIGLTPEAQAKMFQAFSQADSSTARKYGGTGLGLSICKRLVELMQGQIGLQSAPGLGTCISFTVKFGTPKEGSAPVTPPLPVKSLSGLRVCLVDDNATNRSLLQYHVSAWNMHHESAVDGPSALSLLRRAAQEGTPFDIAIVDVHMPDMSGLELCRLIKEDPQIRHTHVILLTASGQRGDSVLAKEVGAAAYLTKPIRERHLADCMRLALGRNGQEDDKTQLITRHTLTEAKACTIQRVLVVDDNPVNQRVAVKMLEKLGCRVDLAGTGMEALAAICRHPYPLVFMDCQMPELDGFETTRLIRSQEQPGTHLLIIAMTANAMAGDREACIKAGMDDFISKPIIASELRAKVAHWLPDAISEEPKASGHGDTTRTG, via the coding sequence ATGTCCGTCCATCCACTTCGTCCTAGGCAACGGCAGCCGGAACCGGCTCTGGACCCGAACATCCTGCATGTGTTGCCGGCCAACATCGCAGTCTTGGATGCCCGCGGCACGATTCTCGCGGTCAATGAAGCCTGGGAACGATTTGCTGCAGCCAACGGCTTCGTCGGCGATGCCTACGGTGTCGGCCTGAATTATCTACAGGTCTGTGATGCAGCTGCCCCCAACCCCGACGCCGTTCACGTCGCGCAGGGCATTCGTCACATCCTCGACGGCACCATTCGCGCCTTCTCCTACGAATACGAAAGCTCGAGCCCCTTCCTCCGCCGCTGGTTCCGCCTCATCGTCACGCCCATGCAGGGGCACCAGAGCTATGGGGCCGTCGTCATGCACATCAACGTGTCGGACCTGAAGCAGGCCGAAGCCGCCATGCACCGCAGCGAGGCGAGGCTACGCGCAATTGTCGACACGGCCGTGGACGGCATCGTCGTGATCAATAACCGGGGGATCATCGAATCCGTGAACCCCGCGGTCACCCGCATGTTCGGATATGCTCCGGAGCAACTCCTTGGGCAAAACGTCAAACTACTCATGCCCGACCCCTACCATACGGAACACGACCAGTATCTCAACAACTACTTATCGTCCGGCCTGAAGAAAGTGATCGGCATCGGCCGCGAGGTGCTGGGTCTTCGCAGCAACGGAATCTCGTTCCCCATCGAACTCGCCGTGAGCGAGATGATCGTCGATGGCGCACAGAAATTCACCGGCATCGTGCGCGACATCTCCTCCCGCAAGCAGGCTGAAGCACAGTTCCAGCAGGTCGTGGAATCCGCGCCGAACGGCATGCTGATGATCGATCAACAGGGGAAAATGACTCTCGTCAACAAGCAAGTTGAACAGATGTTCGGCTACACGCGGGAGGAAATGCTGGGCAAGCCGGTCGAGATGTTGATCCCCGAACGGTTTCGCCACGGCCATCCCGCGCATCGCACCGGCTATTTCGCCGCGCCCTCCTCACGGATCATGGGAGCCGGGCGGGAATTGTTCGGCCTGCACAAAACCGGCACCGAGTTCCCCGTCGAACTCGGCCTGAATCCGATCGATACCCCTGCCGGCAAACTGGCGCTCGCATCGATCGTCGACATCACCCCGCGCAAACGTTCGGAGACGGCCCTGTCGAAAGTCACCCAGGATTTGGAATGGAAGAACTGGGAGTTATCGGAAGCCCGCGATCAGGCCGTGCGGGCGGGCCAGGCCAAAACCGACTTCCTGGCCACGATGAGCCATGAGATCCGCACCCCCATGAACGGGGTCATCGGCATGACGACGCTCCTGCTCGACACCGATTTGAACCCGGAACAAAAAAGCTATCTGGAGACGCTCAAGCATTCCGGAGAATCCCTGCTGCGGATCATCAACGATATTTTGGATTACTCGAAAATCGAGGCGGGCAAATTCACTATTGAACAAATCCCGTTCGATCTTCGCATGACTATTGAAGACACGTTGGACATCCTGGCTCCGACCGCGCAGGGACGGCAGTTGGAACTGGTCGGACTCATCGACGCGCAAACGCCTCGCACCGTCATCGGCGATCCCGGGCGCATTCGGCAAATTTTGACGAACCTGGTCGGCAATGCCATTAAGTTTACCGAGAAGGGCGAGGTCTTGATTCAAGTCCAGCAAACGGATGAAAGCGCAGGATCCGTCACACTGCGATTTGAGGTCATCGACACCGGGATCGGCCTCACCCCGGAAGCCCAGGCAAAGATGTTCCAAGCCTTCTCACAAGCCGATAGCTCGACTGCTCGCAAATACGGCGGCACCGGACTTGGCCTTTCGATCTGCAAACGACTGGTGGAATTGATGCAGGGACAGATCGGGCTGCAATCAGCACCGGGACTCGGAACCTGCATTTCGTTTACGGTGAAGTTCGGCACACCCAAAGAAGGCTCGGCCCCCGTAACCCCTCCGCTCCCGGTGAAGAGTCTCAGCGGCCTTCGAGTCTGCCTGGTGGACGACAATGCGACCAATCGCAGCCTGCTCCAGTACCATGTCTCTGCCTGGAACATGCATCACGAGAGTGCCGTGGATGGGCCGTCGGCATTGAGTTTGCTGCGCAGAGCAGCCCAGGAAGGCACGCCCTTCGACATCGCCATCGTCGATGTCCACATGCCGGATATGAGTGGACTCGAACTCTGCCGCCTGATCAAAGAGGACCCGCAGATACGCCACACCCACGTCATCTTGCTCACAGCCTCCGGGCAGCGCGGTGACAGCGTGCTCGCGAAAGAGGTGGGGGCCGCCGCCTATTTGACCAAACCGATTCGCGAGCGTCATCTGGCGGATTGCATGCGCTTAGCACTTGGACGAAACGGGCAGGAAGATGACAAGACGCAGTTGATTACGCGTCACACCCTCACGGAAGCAAAAGCCTGCACGATCCAGCGGGTATTGGTGGTGGACGACAACCCCGTGAATCAGCGCGTGGCCGTAAAAATGCTCGAGAAGCTGGGTTGTCGTGTGGATCTCGCCGGCACTGGCATGGAGGCATTGGCCGCCATCTGTCGACATCCCTACCCCTTGGTGTTCATGGACTGTCAGATGCCGGAGCTCGACGGATTCGAAACAACCCGGTTGATTCGCTCTCAGGAGCAACCGGGCACGCATCTGCTCATCATTGCCATGACCGCCAATGCCATGGCCGGCGACCGCGAAGCCTGTATCAAAGCAGGCATGGATGACTTCATCAGTAAGCCGATCATCGCCTCCGAATTGCGAGCCAAGGTCGCGCATTGGCTGCCCGATGCCATATCGGAAGAACCGAAGGCTTCCGGCCATGGTGACACCACAAGAACCGGCTAG